Proteins from one Porites lutea chromosome 3, jaPorLute2.1, whole genome shotgun sequence genomic window:
- the LOC140931633 gene encoding CD209 antigen-like protein A: MITSVFNRTAVKEIIDATAAKIQGEAVSFQSGDKFRRDDTLLTTLRSIERILKFGPCPSGWTYFKGYRYLVSSSIKTWHQAQAYCKELGGDLVKINSEEENEFVLKLVNKRAPSLRQVWLALAWNPQRKAFVCADNSIPTFTKRFPVQSGDKFRRDVTNAAFLTTLRRIERILKFEGPCPSGGTYFKGYCYLVSSSIKTWHQAQAYCKELGGDLVKINSEEENEFVLKLVNKRAPSLGQVWLALEWNPQRRAFIWADNSIPTFKKWFPGEPNGNAREPCSNFWTRNTYPGVNRYWNDLSCSNQNVPCGIVCKRLP; the protein is encoded by the exons tTCAGTCAGGCGATAAATTCAGACGAGATGACACTTTGCTGACCACTCTGCGAAGTATTGAGCGTATACTAAAATTTG GTCCTTGTCCTAGTGGCTGGACGTATTTTAAAGGCTACCGTTACTTGGTGAGCAGCTCCATCAAGACTTGGCACCAGGCCCAAGCCTACTGCAAAGAACTGGGAGGAGATCTGGTGAAGATCAACAGTGAAGAAGAAAACGAGTTTGTATTAAAGCTGGTTAACAAGCGCGCTCCGTCATTGCGTCAGGTTTGGCTGGCACTGGCGTGGAACCCGCAAAGAAAAGCGTTTGTCTGTGCTGACAACTCAATTCCGACATTCACGAAACGGTTTCCAG TTCAGTCAGGCGATAAATTCAGACGAGATGTCACTAATGCGGCATTTTTGACCACTCTACGACGTATTGAGCGTATACTAAAATTTG AGGGTCCTTGTCCCAGTGGCGGGACGTATTTTAAAGGCTACTGTTACTTGGTGAGCAGCTCCATCAAGACTTGGCACCAGGCCCAAGCCTACTGCAAAGAGCTGGGAGGAGATTTGGTGAAGATCAACAGTGAAGAAGAAAACGAGTTTGTACTGAAGCTGGTTAACAAACGCGCTCCGTCATTGGGTCAGGTTTGGCTGGCACTGGAGTGGAACCCGCAAAGAAGAGCGTTTATCTGGGCTGACAACTCAATTCCGACATTCAAGAAATGGTTTCCAGGTGAGCCGAATGGAAATGCTCGCGAACCATGCAGCAACTTTTGGACCAGGAACACGTACCCTGGAGTAAACAGATACTGGAATGACCTATCCTGTTCGAATCAAAATGTCCCTTGTGGTATTGTCTGCAAGAGGCTGCCTTAG